Proteins from a single region of Antechinus flavipes isolate AdamAnt ecotype Samford, QLD, Australia chromosome 2, AdamAnt_v2, whole genome shotgun sequence:
- the SOX18 gene encoding transcription factor SOX-18, with protein sequence MHRSPPVYGAEDVPQARRDCSWAPGPEPAAEPPGRAAAAAAAAAAAAAFRGSSPALTAAAAAPARTPSPAPGPGFAFRQGAPGAPASPPSPEPSPEPRYGYSPPPGRAESKQSDDSRIRRPMNAFMVWAKDERKRLAQQNPDLHNAVLSKMLGQAWKALTTAEKRPFVEEAERLRIQHLQDHPNYKYRPRRKKQAKKTRRLEPSLLLHGLSQPPNGSSCGAGGGAEGFAATHSGMPGHQQPPPLNHFRELHPLGAELDNFGLPTPEMSPLDVLEPSEPAFFPPHMQDDCSLLGFRSPYPPQLDYAPDKALARDLGGPYGQPPAPAHLAEALRTAPPPPPGLYYSQLCGPSGPAGPRANGLSPHLGQLSPPPEVHHLDGVEQLSSAELWTDVDRNEFDQYLNTSRTRPEVPGLAYHVSLAKLTPRTLSCEESSLISALSDASSAVYYSPCISG encoded by the exons ATGCATAGATCGCCACCCGTCTACGGGGCAGAGGACGTTCCGCAGGCCCGGCGCGACTGTTCATGGGCCCCGGGGCCCGAGCCCGCAGCTGAGCCCCCCGGGCgcgcagccgccgccgccgcagcagcagcagcagcagccgcctTCCGAGGTTCGAGTCCAGCGCTGACCGCAGCAGCAGCCGCGCCCGCCCGGACGCCCAGCCCGGCCCCCGGCCCCGGCTTTGCCTTCCGCCAGGGAGCTCCGGGGGCGCCCGCCTCCCCGCCAAGCCCCGAACCCAGTCCCGAACCCCGTTATGGCTACAGTCCACCACCAGGCCGTGCTGAGAGCAAACAGAGCGATGATTCTCGCATCCGCCGGCCCATGAATGCCTTCATGGTCTGGGCCAAAGACGAGCGCAAGCGACTGGCGCAACAGAACCCAGATCTACACAACGCGGTCCTCAGCAAAATGCTGG GCCAAGCGTGGAAAGCCCTGACTACGGCCGAGAAACGTCCCTTCGTGGAGGAGGCGGAGCGGTTGCGTATCCAGCACCTGCAGGATCACCCCAACTACAAATACCGCCCCCGGAGGAAGAAGCAGGCCAAGAAAACGCGGCGGCTGGAGCCAAGTCTCCTGCTGCACGGCCTCTCACAGCCGCCTAACGGCTCCAGCTGCGGCGCTGGCGGTGGCGCCGAGGGCTTTGCCGCAACACATTCGGGGATGCCGGGCCACCAGCAGCCACCCCCCCTCAATCACTTCAGGGAACTGCACCCGCTGGGAGCCGAGCTGGACAACTTCGGGCTGCCCACGCCCGAGATGTCCCCACTAGACGTGCTGGAGCCCAGCGAGCCAGCCTTCTTCCCGCCGCACATGCAGGACGACTGCAGTCTTCTAGGCTTCCGCTCGCCCTATCCGCCACAGCTGGACTACGCCCCCGACAAGGCGCTGGCTCGGGACCTGGGGGGTCCCTACGGGCAGCCCCCGGCTCCAGCACACCTGGCTGAGGCCCTAAGGACCGCCCCTCCACCCCCGCCAGGCCTCTACTATAGCCAGTTGTGCGGCCCCTCGGGCCCAGCCGGCCCCCGGGCCAATGGCCTGTCTCCGCACTTGGGCCAGCTCTCCCCCCCACCTGAGGTACACCACCTGGATGGCGTGGAACAACTGAGTTCGGCTGAGCTGTGGACCGACGTGGACCGCAATGAGTTTGATCAGTATCTAAACACTAGCCGGACTCGGCCAGAAGTGCCCGGGCTCGCTTACCACGTGTCTCTGGCTAAGCTAACCCCTAGGACTCTGTCCTGCGAGGAGAGCAGTTTGATATCGGCTCTGTCCGACGCCAGCAGTGCGGTCTACTACAGCCCTTGCATTAGCGGCTAA